CTCGATGCGGGCAAGCTCGAGGGCTTGAAGGGCGCGCAGGCCGCCTCCCTCGACGTGCGCTCGGATGCGGCGGTGCAAGAATTCGCCAGGCAAGCCGGGCCGGTCGACGTGCTGGTGAACGCCGCGGGCTTCGTCCATCACGGCACCATCCTCGATTGCACCGACGCCGAGTGGGACCTCGCCTTCGACCTCAACGTGCGTTCGATGCACCGCACGATCCGGGCCTTCCTGCCCGGCATGCTGGAGCGCGGCAACGGCTCGATCGTCAACATCGCCTCGGCCGTCGGCGCCGATGCGACCGCGCCCAACCGCTACGTCTACGGCGCCTCGAAGGCGGCGGTGGTCGGCCTCACCAAGGCGGTGGCGCGGGACTTCATCCGCAGCGGCGTGCGGGCGAACGCGATCTGCCCCGGCACGATCCAGTCGCCCTCCCTCGACGACCGCATCGCGGCGCTCGCGGAGATGAACAAGACCTCGGTCGAGGCCGCCCGCCAGGCCTTCATCGACCGCCAGCCGATGGGCCGGCTCGGCACGCCGGAGGAGATGGCCCTGCTCGCCGTCTATCTCGCCTCGGACGAGTCCCGCTTCACCACCGGCCAGACCCACGTCGCCGACGGCGGCTTCACGCTCTGATCCGACGGCGCAGGAGTTTTTTCCATGCATATCCTCATCCTCGGTGCCGCCGGCATGGTCGGCCGCAAGCTCCTCGACCGGCTGGTCAAGGACGGCTCCCTCGGCGGCGAGACCATCTCGCGCCTGACCCTGCACGACGTGGTGCCGCCCGAGGCACCCGCCGGCACCGCGATCCCGGTCTCGCTCTCGGCCTCCGACTTCTCCGATCCCGGCGAGGCCGAGCGCCTGGTCGCCGGCCGGCCGGACGTGATCTTCCACCTCGCGGCGATCGTGTCGGGCGAAGCGGAGGCCGATTTCGACAAGGGCTACCGGATCAACCTCGACGGCACCCGCCGCCTCTACGACGCCGTGCGGGCGATCGGGGAGGGCTACAAGCCGCGCTTCGTCTTCACCTCGTCGGTGGCGGTGTTCGGCGCGCCGATGCCCGACCCGATCCCCGACGAGTACCTGACGGCGCCGCTCACCAGCTACGGCACCCAGAAGGCGATCGGCGAGCTTCTGCTCTCCGACTACAGCCGGCGGGGAATCTTCGACGGCGTCGGCATCCGCCTCCCCACCATCTGCGTCCGGCCGGGCAAGCCCAACAAGGCGGCCTCGGGCTTCTTCTCCGGCATCATCCGCGAGCCGCTCGCCGGCCAGGAGGCGGTGCTGCCGGTCTCCGACCAGGTCCGTCACTGGCACGCCTCGCCGCGCTCGGCGGTCGGCTTCCTGCTGCATGCCGCGACGATCGACACCAAGCGCCTCGGCGATCGCCGCAACCTGACCATGCCGGGGGTCGGCGCCACGGTGGCCGAGCAGATCGAGGCCCTGCGCCGCGCCGCGGGTGATGCCGCCGTCGCCCGCATCCGCCGCGAGCCCGACCCGACGATCGAGCGCATCGTCTCCGGCTGGCCCCGCACCTTCGACGCGCGGCGCGCGCAGGAGCTCGGCTTCAAGGCCGAGCCCGACTTCGATGCGATCGTGCGGGCGCATATCGAGGACGAGCTGGGCGGGAAGGTGCCGGCGTAAGGCTTGAAACCAGCATCGGCGGGCTGTTACGCGCGCCGAAACCATCATTCTCTCCCGCCCCCTTTCCCGGACGACTGGAGCGATAGCGGAAGGAGATCCGGGATCCAGCGCAAGAAATGCCGCGAAGCGGCTCTGAATGCTGCGCCGTTGCAGACAAGCAGACGCTTCGCGACTTTCTGTGCTGGATCCCGGATCTCCTTCCACTTCGGTTCAGTCGTCCGGGAAAGGGGGCGGTGTTGTTTAGCAACCGGACAAAAAGAAACGGGCGGCACTCACGTGCCGCCCGCCTTCAGTTCCTGATATCGAAATCTCAGCCGCGCTGAGCCACCGTCACGTAATCCCGCTTCGGGGCGCCGGTGTAGAGCTGGCGCGGACGGCCGATCTTCTGGGACGGGTCCTCGATCATCTCGGCCCACTGGCTGATCCAGCCGACGGTGCGGGCGAGCGCGAACAGCACCGTGAACATCGAGGTCGGGAAGCCCATCGCCTTGAGCGTGATGCCCGAGTAGAAGTCGATGTTCGGGTACAGCTTCTTCTCGATGAAGTAATCGTCCTTGAGGGCGATCTGCTCCAGCTCCATCGCGACGTCGAGCAGCGGATCGTCCTTGATGCCGAGCTCGCTCAGCACCTCGTGGGTGGTCTTCTGCATGATGCGGGCGCGCGGGTCGTAGTTCTTGTAGACCCGGTGACCGAAGCCCATCAGGCGGAAGGGATCGTTCTTGTCCTTGGCCTTGGCGACGTACTCGGAGACGCGCTCCGGCGTGCCGATCTCGGCCAGCATCTTCAGCGCCGCCTCGTTGGCGCCGCCATGGGCGGGACCCCACAGGCAGGCGATGCCGGCGGCGATGCAGGCGAAGGGGTTGGCGCCCGAGGAGCCGGCCAGACGCACCGTCGAGGTCGAGGCGTTCTGCTCGTGGTCGGCGTGCAGGATGAAGATCCGGTCGAGCGCGCGCGACAGCACCGGGTTAGGCTGGTACTCCTCGCACGGCACCGCGAAACACATCCGCAGGAAGTTCGAGGTGTAGTCGAGGTCGTTCTTCGGATACACGAAGGGCTGGCCGATCGTGTACTTGTACGCCATGGCCGCGAGCGTCGGCATCTTGGCGATCATGCGCATGGAGGCGATCATGCGCTGCTTCTCGTCCGTGATGTCGGTCGAGTCGTGGTAGAACGCCGAGAGCGCGCCGACCGAGGCCACCATGACGGCCATCGGGTGGGCGTCGCGGCGGAAGCCCTGGAAGAACCGGTTCATCTGGTCATGCACCATGGTGTGGCGCGTGACGCGGTAGTCGAAGTCGGCCTTCTGGGCCGCGGTCGGCAGCTCGCCGTACAGCAGCAGGTAGCAGGTCTCGAGGAAGTCGCCGTGCTCGGCCAGCTGCTCGATCGGGTAGCCCCGGTACAGGAGCACGCCCTCGTCGCCGTCGATGTAGGTGATCTTCGACTCGCAGGAGGCGGTCGAGGTGAAGCCCGGGTCGTAGGTGAACTGGCCGGTCTGCGCGTAGAGCTTGCTGATGTCGATGACGCTCGGACCGATCGTGCCGGCCTTGGTGGGCATCTCGATCGCGCGGCCGTTCACCGTGAGGGTGCTGGTGGGGAGGCTCATGGGGTTGCGGACCCTTTCATCAACGTGACTGAGCGTTGGCGCCTCGACCGCGGCCCCCGGGGCAGGGCGGCGACTTTGCTGCGGGTGCTCACTCGCCGACCGGGTTAGCGGATCGTCGCATCGGCATCAACCACGGCTCCCCGCACAGGTGACAGAATTCACTTTCTGTTCAGAGGCGGTCGGATCGCCCCCGCGACGGTGGATTCGCGGGGGCCGTGCCGTCGGGGTCAGGCCGCAACCTGCTCGCGCAGGCGCTCCAGGCTCTCCTCGCGGCCGAGCACCGCCATCACGTCGAAGAGCGGCGGCGACGTCGTCCGGCCGGTGAGCGCGGCCCGCAGGGGCTGGGCCACCTGCCCGAGCTTGACCCCGGTGCTCTCGGCGAAATGCCGCACCGCACCCTCGGTCGAGGCGGCGCTCCACTCGTCGAGCGCTTCGAGGTGGGTGAGCGCGCCGGCCAGCCGCTCGCGCCCGCCATTGCCGAGGAGGCCGGTCGCCTTCTCGTCGAGGGCGAGGGGGCGGGGCGCGTAGAGGTAGTAGGCGCTGTCGACGAGTTCGATCAGGGTCTTGGCCCGCTCCTTCAGCCCCGGCATCGCGGCGATGAATTTTTCCCGCAAGGCCGGATCGAGGGGAGCCGAGAGGCCCCAGCGCTGCCCTTGCGTCGGCAGGATCGCCTCGATCGCCTCCACCAGCGCCTCGTCCGAGGACGAGCGGATGTAGTGCCCGTTCAGGTTCTCGAGCTTGGCGAAGTCGAACCGGGCCGGCGAGCGCCCGACCGAGGCGAGATCGAAGGCGGCGATCATCTCCTCGGTCGAAAAAATCTCCTGGTCGCCGTGGCTCCAGCCGAGGCGCACGAGGTAGTTGCGCAGGGCGACCGGCAGGTAGCCGAGGTCGCGATAGGCGTCGACGCCCAGCGCGCCGTGGCGCTTCGAGAGCTTCGCCCCGTCCGGCCCGTGGATCAGCGGGATGTGCGACATGTTCGGCACGTCCCAGCCGAGCGCCTGGTAGATCTGGGTCTGGCGCGCCGCGTTGGTGAGATGGTCGTCGCCGCGGATGACATGGGTCACGCCCATGTCGTGGTCGTCGACCACCACCGCCAGCATGTAGGTCGGCGTGCCGTCCGAGCGCAGCAGGACGAGGTCGTCGAGGTCCTTGTTCTGCCACACCACCCGGCCCTGCACCGCGTCCTCGACCACGGTCTCGCCGTCGGTGGGGGCGCGAAGCCGGATCACCGGCTTGACGCCGACGGGCGCCTCCGAGGGGTCCCGGTCGCGCCAGCGGCCGTCGTAGCGGATCGGCTTGCCCTCGCGGCGGGCGGCCTCGCGCATCTCGGTCAGCTCGTCGGGCGTGGCGTAGCAGTGATAGGCCCGCCCCGTTGCGAGCAGCCCCTCCGCCACCTCGCGGTGCCGGGCGGCGCGGGCGAACTGGTAGACCACGTCGCCGTCCCAATCGAGGCCGAGCCAGTTGAGCCCGTCGAGGATCGCGTCGATGGCCCCTTGCGTCGAGCGCTCGCGGTCGGTGTCCTCGATGCGCAGCAGCATCCGGCCGCCGTGCCGGCGCGCGTAGAGCCAGTTGAACAGTGCCGTGCGGCCCCCGCCGATGTGGAGGAAGCCCGTGGGCGACGGGGCAAAGCGGGTGACGACGGAGGACATGCGCGACGTGAACCGGGTGAGAGCGAAAAAACGGTGTGGCCGGGGCCGTTAGGGCAGGGTTGCTCGAGTCGACCCGCCGGCGCCGGGTCCTGTAGCATGCGCGGGACGAGCCGTTAAGAAACCGTCTTCCGGGCCGTCCCGCCACGGCGGGACCAGCGGCGGTTGGGCGCAGCCTCGTCGGGTCGGGACGCGGGATGGCGGGGCCGGGGGCAGGAACGGGTTTGGCGACGCGCCGGTTGCGTGCGCTGCCGGCGCCCGTGCTGCTGCTGCCGGCTTTGGGCAGCTGGTTCTCCGCCGGGCTCGCGCTGGAGGCCGCGCAGCGCCGTCTGTTTCCCTGGCTGGCCGTGGCCTTCGGCGCCGGGGCCCTCCTGTTCCTCACCGTGGCGGACGGCCCGGCCGTGCTCGCCGCGCCGCTCGGCTGCGGCATCGCGCTCGCCGGGGGGGCCTTCGCGCTCCGGGCCCGGGCGGTGGCGCCGGCCCTGCTGCTCGCCGCCGCCTTCGTGTTCTTCGGCTTCGCCGCCGCGGCCTACCGCACCGCCAGCGTCGCCGCGCCGGTGCTCGCCCGCACGGTGATCGCGCCGCTCCACGGCTTCGTCGAGGCGCTGGAGGAGCGGGAGGAGGGCGCGCGGCTCGTGGTGCGGGTCGTGCGGCTCGGCGAGATGCCCGTCTCCGAGCGCCCGGCCCGGGTGCGGGTCTCGTACCGCCGCGCCGACAATCTGAAACCCGGCGACTACGTCGAGGCCAAGGCGCGCCTGTTGCCCCCGCCGGAGCCGGCCCGGCCCGGCGGCTACGACTTCTCCCGCGACGCGTACTTCCGCGGCATCGGCGCCGTCGGCTCGCTCCTCGGCCAGGCTGTCGTCAAGCCGCCGCCGGAGCCGGCGCCGCTCGCCTTGCGCTTCGCCGCCGGCCTCGACGAGGCCCGCAACGCGCTCACCCGCCGCATCGCCGAGTCGAATGGCGGCCAGCCGGGTGCGGTGGCGGCGGCCCTCGTCACCGGCAAGCGCGGCCTCATCGACCAGCCCACCAACGACACCCTGCGGGCGGCCGGCATCTATCACGTCGTGTCGATCTCCGGGTTGCACATGGTCCTGGCCGCCGGCGTGGTGTTCTGGCTCGCCCGGGCGCTCCTCGCCCTGGTGCCGGGGCTGGCCCTCTCCTGGCCGATC
This is a stretch of genomic DNA from Methylobacterium sp. 17Sr1-1. It encodes these proteins:
- the gltX gene encoding glutamate--tRNA ligase, giving the protein MSSVVTRFAPSPTGFLHIGGGRTALFNWLYARRHGGRMLLRIEDTDRERSTQGAIDAILDGLNWLGLDWDGDVVYQFARAARHREVAEGLLATGRAYHCYATPDELTEMREAARREGKPIRYDGRWRDRDPSEAPVGVKPVIRLRAPTDGETVVEDAVQGRVVWQNKDLDDLVLLRSDGTPTYMLAVVVDDHDMGVTHVIRGDDHLTNAARQTQIYQALGWDVPNMSHIPLIHGPDGAKLSKRHGALGVDAYRDLGYLPVALRNYLVRLGWSHGDQEIFSTEEMIAAFDLASVGRSPARFDFAKLENLNGHYIRSSSDEALVEAIEAILPTQGQRWGLSAPLDPALREKFIAAMPGLKERAKTLIELVDSAYYLYAPRPLALDEKATGLLGNGGRERLAGALTHLEALDEWSAASTEGAVRHFAESTGVKLGQVAQPLRAALTGRTTSPPLFDVMAVLGREESLERLREQVAA
- a CDS encoding SDR family oxidoreductase — translated: MAGRLTGKRAVVTAAGQGIGRAIAAAFLAEGAEVLATDLDAGKLEGLKGAQAASLDVRSDAAVQEFARQAGPVDVLVNAAGFVHHGTILDCTDAEWDLAFDLNVRSMHRTIRAFLPGMLERGNGSIVNIASAVGADATAPNRYVYGASKAAVVGLTKAVARDFIRSGVRANAICPGTIQSPSLDDRIAALAEMNKTSVEAARQAFIDRQPMGRLGTPEEMALLAVYLASDESRFTTGQTHVADGGFTL
- the denD gene encoding D-erythronate dehydrogenase, yielding MHILILGAAGMVGRKLLDRLVKDGSLGGETISRLTLHDVVPPEAPAGTAIPVSLSASDFSDPGEAERLVAGRPDVIFHLAAIVSGEAEADFDKGYRINLDGTRRLYDAVRAIGEGYKPRFVFTSSVAVFGAPMPDPIPDEYLTAPLTSYGTQKAIGELLLSDYSRRGIFDGVGIRLPTICVRPGKPNKAASGFFSGIIREPLAGQEAVLPVSDQVRHWHASPRSAVGFLLHAATIDTKRLGDRRNLTMPGVGATVAEQIEALRRAAGDAAVARIRREPDPTIERIVSGWPRTFDARRAQELGFKAEPDFDAIVRAHIEDELGGKVPA
- the gltA gene encoding citrate synthase — its product is MSLPTSTLTVNGRAIEMPTKAGTIGPSVIDISKLYAQTGQFTYDPGFTSTASCESKITYIDGDEGVLLYRGYPIEQLAEHGDFLETCYLLLYGELPTAAQKADFDYRVTRHTMVHDQMNRFFQGFRRDAHPMAVMVASVGALSAFYHDSTDITDEKQRMIASMRMIAKMPTLAAMAYKYTIGQPFVYPKNDLDYTSNFLRMCFAVPCEEYQPNPVLSRALDRIFILHADHEQNASTSTVRLAGSSGANPFACIAAGIACLWGPAHGGANEAALKMLAEIGTPERVSEYVAKAKDKNDPFRLMGFGHRVYKNYDPRARIMQKTTHEVLSELGIKDDPLLDVAMELEQIALKDDYFIEKKLYPNIDFYSGITLKAMGFPTSMFTVLFALARTVGWISQWAEMIEDPSQKIGRPRQLYTGAPKRDYVTVAQRG